In the Flavobacterium sp. J372 genome, one interval contains:
- a CDS encoding T9SS-dependent choice-of-anchor J family protein produces MVLGENEDAPTSSTSGTQVLTTAAWTTTVPLAVGTGYKFYVRSDCGSEYSPWGGPYNFSTACTSVAAFTQNFETTALEEVPECWTALLVGASNYAFIETGDFMGYQSTNSIQLANADSAPTANIMLVSPPLSTMTTGTHRVKFNTVGYGDGEIEVGTVNSQTPNATFTLKETVPVSNTYTEAVVDFSDYTGTDTYLAFRHPNVSTYNPVFLDNIRWELSPLCPDVTALTVDGVTTTSGSVSWTPGGAETQWDVVYAEQSVSDPTGLNPIVPAPTGTPAATIPGLTPNTAYNAWVRSVCGGTDGDGAWIGPITFRTACLAVNAISENFTSTPTGEMPDCWAAIFDGEDVSQYAYIEVSGGSGVEGGKGLRLYNNDSGSDSNIIAVMPNLGNLSAGTHRLKFMARTDGTSSLEVGTLSSATNGTTFTSMESIDLTGTYTEYVVDFTGYTGTDTFIGLRYAGNITYTGINIDNVRWEVAPACADVTDIEIHTITTSSAEVFWIANGGESAWDVVYGPATATDPSALTPISPAPSVSPGASISGLSPNTSYNVWVRSACGGTIGDGAWIGPVTFTTACLPVATFNEDFDTTNTDELPGCWSAIVSGDTVSQYAYVETTSGASVSGENSVEIYVSDSGEEDYVMLVSPNLSTLGAGTHRLKFQSYIYNGGTLEIGTLNGNTDTATFTVYDQITIGDEFDEYVVDFTNYTGTDTYIGIRNITGTYSSAYLDDIKWEVMPLCADVDDIYVDGITTATANVNWTAGGSESGWQVAYGPVSTIDPATLTPSPVQPVTTYTLPSLTDNTAYKVWVRSVCGGTDGNGAWIGPVTFTTLCVAGTVPYTENFESAVTPALAGCMTSFNAGEGNNWATENNPGYGFTNKVASYSYNSDYAADAWLFTRGLQLTAGESYKISYKYGNNSEDTYTEKMKVMYGLSPDVDGMTIDLADHPEITGAAATVNEVTFTAPTTGTYYFGFHAYSDANEYDLYLDDIAIDAALGTAPIQAGVFTYYPNPVKDVLKLSYTSEITNVTVYNLLGQAVINTAINQNEASIDMSRLPAGNYIVKVSADAMNKTIKIIKD; encoded by the coding sequence TTGGTACTTGGCGAAAACGAAGATGCACCAACTTCTTCTACATCAGGAACTCAGGTATTGACAACTGCTGCCTGGACAACTACAGTGCCGCTTGCTGTTGGAACTGGATATAAGTTTTATGTAAGGTCTGATTGTGGTTCAGAATACAGCCCATGGGGAGGGCCGTATAACTTTTCAACCGCATGCACTTCAGTTGCAGCCTTTACGCAGAATTTTGAAACAACTGCTTTAGAAGAAGTGCCTGAATGCTGGACAGCACTGCTTGTAGGAGCTTCAAATTATGCTTTTATAGAGACAGGAGATTTTATGGGATACCAAAGCACTAATTCCATCCAACTTGCCAACGCTGACTCTGCACCTACAGCAAATATAATGTTGGTGTCACCACCGCTTTCAACAATGACTACCGGCACACACCGTGTTAAATTCAATACTGTTGGTTACGGAGACGGTGAGATCGAAGTAGGTACTGTAAATAGCCAGACACCAAACGCTACTTTTACACTAAAGGAAACCGTTCCTGTTTCTAACACATATACAGAAGCAGTTGTTGATTTTTCTGATTATACAGGGACAGATACTTATCTTGCTTTCCGTCACCCAAATGTGTCAACCTACAATCCTGTTTTTCTTGACAACATAAGATGGGAACTATCACCTTTATGTCCTGATGTTACCGCACTTACAGTTGATGGCGTAACTACTACATCAGGATCTGTGAGCTGGACACCGGGCGGCGCAGAAACACAATGGGATGTTGTTTATGCTGAACAATCTGTAAGTGACCCTACAGGCCTTAACCCAATTGTACCTGCACCAACAGGTACACCTGCGGCTACCATACCGGGCCTTACACCAAACACTGCTTATAATGCATGGGTGCGCTCTGTATGCGGTGGTACAGATGGAGACGGCGCTTGGATTGGCCCAATTACTTTTAGAACAGCTTGCCTGGCCGTAAATGCAATCAGTGAAAACTTTACATCTACTCCAACAGGTGAAATGCCTGATTGCTGGGCAGCAATATTTGATGGTGAAGATGTGTCTCAGTACGCTTATATAGAAGTTTCAGGCGGATCTGGTGTTGAGGGCGGAAAAGGCCTGAGACTGTATAATAATGACTCTGGCAGCGACTCTAATATTATAGCAGTAATGCCAAATCTCGGCAACTTATCTGCCGGTACACACCGCCTTAAGTTTATGGCCCGTACAGATGGTACATCAAGCCTTGAAGTAGGTACTTTAAGCTCTGCAACCAATGGTACTACATTTACCAGCATGGAATCAATTGACCTTACGGGTACTTATACTGAATATGTTGTTGACTTTACCGGGTATACAGGTACTGATACCTTTATTGGCCTTAGATATGCCGGTAACATCACTTATACCGGAATAAATATTGATAATGTAAGGTGGGAAGTTGCACCTGCATGTGCTGATGTAACTGATATAGAAATACATACAATAACTACATCTTCTGCAGAAGTATTTTGGATTGCCAATGGCGGTGAGTCTGCATGGGATGTTGTATATGGCCCGGCAACGGCTACAGATCCTTCAGCACTTACGCCGATATCGCCTGCGCCATCAGTTAGCCCGGGTGCATCTATAAGCGGGCTTAGTCCGAATACCTCTTATAATGTATGGGTACGTTCTGCCTGTGGCGGCACAATTGGTGACGGTGCATGGATTGGTCCGGTTACTTTCACAACTGCATGCTTACCTGTAGCCACATTTAATGAAGATTTTGATACTACAAATACTGATGAGCTTCCTGGTTGCTGGTCAGCCATAGTTTCAGGTGACACGGTTTCACAATATGCCTATGTTGAAACAACAAGCGGAGCATCAGTATCAGGTGAAAATTCAGTTGAAATTTATGTATCCGACTCAGGCGAAGAAGACTATGTGATGCTTGTATCTCCAAACCTTAGTACACTCGGCGCAGGAACACACAGGCTTAAATTCCAATCGTATATTTATAACGGCGGTACACTTGAAATAGGTACATTAAACGGTAATACAGATACTGCAACATTTACAGTATACGATCAAATAACAATTGGTGATGAATTTGATGAATATGTTGTAGACTTTACAAACTATACCGGTACTGACACCTACATTGGTATAAGGAATATAACAGGAACCTACAGCTCTGCATATCTTGATGATATTAAATGGGAAGTTATGCCACTATGTGCAGATGTTGATGATATATATGTTGATGGTATAACTACTGCCACTGCAAACGTAAACTGGACAGCAGGCGGCAGCGAAAGCGGATGGCAGGTAGCCTATGGACCTGTAAGTACAATTGACCCAGCTACACTTACTCCAAGCCCGGTTCAACCTGTAACTACATATACTCTACCAAGCCTTACAGATAATACTGCTTATAAGGTATGGGTACGTTCTGTATGTGGTGGCACAGATGGTAACGGTGCCTGGATAGGCCCGGTTACATTCACAACATTATGTGTTGCGGGCACTGTGCCTTACACAGAAAACTTTGAAAGTGCTGTAACACCTGCACTTGCCGGATGTATGACATCTTTTAATGCTGGTGAAGGTAATAACTGGGCAACAGAAAATAATCCTGGTTATGGCTTTACAAATAAAGTTGCATCGTATTCTTATAATTCAGATTATGCTGCCGATGCATGGTTATTTACCCGTGGCCTTCAGCTTACAGCAGGAGAATCGTATAAGATTTCATACAAGTATGGTAACAACAGTGAAGATACCTATACTGAAAAAATGAAAGTGATGTATGGCCTTAGCCCTGATGTAGACGGTATGACAATTGACCTGGCTGACCACCCCGAAATTACAGGAGCAGCCGCCACAGTAAATGAGGTAACATTTACTGCTCCTACAACAGGTACCTATTATTTCGGTTTCCATGCTTATTCAGATGCAAACGAATATGACCTGTATCTTGATGATATTGCTATAGATGCAGCATTAGGCACTGCACCGATACAAGCAGGTGTATTTACATATTACCCTAACCCTGTAAAAGATGTGTTGAAACTGTCATATACAAGCGAAATTACAAATGTTACGGTTTACAACCTTCTTGGGCAGGCAGTAATAAATACTGCTATCAACCAAAATGAAGCATCAATTGATATGTCACGCCTGCCTGCAGGTAATTATATAGTAAAAGTTTCGGCAGATGCTATGAATAAGACAATCAAAATTATAAAAGACTAA
- a CDS encoding thioredoxin domain-containing protein yields MNELSLETSPYLLQHANNPIFWKAWSDKTLAEAKTSNKLMVLSVGYSACHWCHVMEHESFEDEEVAAVMNEHYISIKVDREERPDVDATYMKAVQLMTNQGGWPMNVVLLPDGRPVWGGTYFRKNDWINALTQLQELFERDPSKMEEYASKLHDGLQAISLPVLPAKDDLPGVEAIEPLIKKWMKSFDWEFGGYARAPKFMMPVNYIFLQHYGYRYNVPQLLEFTDLTLTRMAHGGLFDVLGGGFSRYSVDMKWHVPHFEKMLYDNGQLMSLYAQAYRRTKNPLYKEVIEKTHGYIKREQTLPNGAFYSALDADSLDMAGHLEEGAFYVWEKQELCDLLGTDFEVFAEVFNINEIGFWENGKYVLIQVEPLKELAEITGLTLEQLKSKKQQWEKLLFTEREKRPRPRLDDKTLTSWNALMLKGYADAYKALGNEEYRNAAESNAQFLLNTMWQEDGSLLRTYKKDTAKISGFLEDYANAADALITLYEATLNEEWLSAAKQLADYALDHFYDGKQPFLSYTQLDGEQLIAPHYEIEDNVIPASNSVMAIVLKKLGTFYGNTHYEEMARTMLLHIKPGLDYPSAFANWMELWLSFLPGSKELAVTGEGAFETVRQINSEYLPHVAVAGSDAASTIPFLHDRFANNGLMFYVCENKACNLPVSAQAEALAQLQKL; encoded by the coding sequence ATGAATGAACTATCTCTTGAAACCAGCCCATACCTGCTGCAACACGCCAATAACCCCATTTTCTGGAAAGCATGGAGCGACAAAACCCTTGCCGAAGCTAAAACCTCAAACAAGCTCATGGTGCTGAGTGTAGGCTATTCTGCCTGTCACTGGTGCCATGTTATGGAACATGAAAGCTTTGAAGATGAAGAGGTAGCAGCTGTTATGAACGAGCACTATATCTCGATAAAGGTTGACCGTGAAGAGCGCCCTGATGTTGATGCAACATACATGAAAGCTGTGCAGCTCATGACAAACCAGGGTGGCTGGCCCATGAATGTGGTGCTGCTGCCTGACGGAAGGCCGGTATGGGGCGGCACTTACTTCAGGAAAAACGACTGGATAAACGCACTCACGCAGCTACAGGAACTTTTTGAACGAGATCCTTCAAAAATGGAAGAGTACGCTTCAAAACTGCATGATGGCCTTCAGGCAATAAGCCTGCCGGTATTACCTGCAAAAGATGACTTACCGGGTGTTGAAGCCATTGAACCGCTTATAAAAAAATGGATGAAAAGCTTTGACTGGGAGTTTGGCGGATATGCCCGGGCGCCGAAGTTTATGATGCCGGTTAATTACATCTTCCTTCAGCATTACGGCTACAGGTATAACGTACCGCAGCTTCTGGAATTTACTGACCTTACGCTTACACGTATGGCACACGGCGGGCTGTTTGACGTATTGGGCGGCGGCTTCTCCCGCTATTCGGTTGATATGAAGTGGCATGTGCCGCATTTTGAGAAAATGCTGTATGACAATGGGCAGCTCATGAGCCTCTATGCCCAGGCCTACCGCCGTACCAAAAATCCTTTGTACAAGGAGGTGATTGAAAAAACACACGGTTACATTAAAAGAGAGCAGACATTGCCCAATGGTGCGTTTTATTCAGCCTTGGATGCCGACAGCCTTGATATGGCGGGCCATCTTGAAGAAGGCGCCTTCTACGTTTGGGAAAAACAGGAACTCTGCGACCTTCTGGGTACTGACTTTGAGGTTTTTGCAGAGGTTTTTAATATAAATGAGATAGGATTTTGGGAAAACGGCAAGTATGTACTCATACAAGTAGAACCGCTGAAAGAACTGGCAGAAATAACCGGGCTTACCCTTGAGCAATTAAAAAGTAAGAAACAGCAATGGGAAAAACTGCTGTTTACAGAAAGGGAAAAACGCCCGCGCCCGCGCCTTGACGATAAAACCCTCACTTCATGGAATGCCCTCATGCTGAAAGGCTATGCCGATGCATACAAGGCGTTGGGTAACGAGGAATACAGAAATGCTGCTGAGAGTAATGCGCAATTCTTACTCAATACCATGTGGCAGGAAGATGGGAGCCTGCTGCGAACATATAAAAAAGATACTGCAAAGATAAGCGGCTTCCTTGAAGATTATGCCAATGCCGCTGATGCGCTTATTACTTTATATGAAGCCACGCTTAATGAAGAGTGGCTCTCGGCGGCAAAGCAACTGGCTGATTATGCTCTTGACCATTTTTATGATGGCAAGCAGCCTTTCCTCAGCTATACCCAGCTTGATGGGGAGCAGCTTATCGCGCCGCATTATGAAATTGAAGACAACGTGATTCCGGCATCAAACTCGGTAATGGCAATTGTACTGAAAAAGCTGGGAACATTTTATGGCAACACGCATTACGAAGAAATGGCCCGCACCATGCTGCTGCACATCAAACCCGGGCTTGATTATCCTTCAGCCTTCGCTAACTGGATGGAGCTATGGCTCAGTTTCCTGCCGGGAAGCAAAGAACTTGCAGTTACAGGAGAAGGGGCTTTTGAAACTGTAAGGCAAATAAACAGTGAATATTTGCCGCATGTTGCCGTTGCAGGTTCAGATGCGGCATCTACAATTCCATTCCTGCACGACAGGTTTGCCAATAACGGCCTAATGTTTTATGTTTGCGAAAACAAAGCCTGTAACCTGCCGGTTTCAGCACAGGCAGAAGCCCTGGCGCAGTTACAGAAATTATAA
- a CDS encoding mechanosensitive ion channel family protein, translating to MKEIDYYWDKLNAMTVEYAPKVVVAAITLIIGLLIIKLFRRVLKRLMTERDFDPTLLKFVMDVFTWIFRVLLIISVIGKLGVETTSFVAAIGAAGLAIGLSLQGSLSNFAGGLLIVMFKPFRVGDYIEAQGQAGTVNSIQIFSTRIITPNNQVIYLPNGALSNGTIKNFSQEPLRRTEIVISVAYSSNLQQVKDAIMKIANEDPRVLKDPAPRTEVRTLGESGIDVVVFMWAERPNYIQLVSDFYEKVKLAFEREGIELPFPQRDLHIKNLPGDPKA from the coding sequence ATGAAAGAGATTGATTATTACTGGGATAAGCTCAATGCCATGACGGTTGAGTATGCTCCCAAGGTTGTTGTTGCGGCCATAACGCTCATCATTGGTTTACTTATCATCAAGCTTTTCAGGCGTGTATTGAAAAGGCTGATGACCGAGCGCGACTTCGATCCTACCCTGCTCAAATTCGTAATGGATGTTTTCACCTGGATATTCCGGGTACTGCTTATCATAAGCGTTATTGGCAAGCTGGGTGTTGAAACCACATCATTTGTGGCAGCTATTGGAGCCGCAGGTTTAGCAATAGGCTTATCGTTGCAGGGCTCGCTTTCCAACTTTGCAGGCGGACTGCTTATCGTTATGTTCAAACCGTTCAGGGTAGGAGATTATATAGAAGCTCAGGGGCAGGCCGGCACGGTAAACAGTATCCAGATATTCAGTACACGCATCATTACACCAAACAACCAGGTAATATATTTGCCAAACGGTGCACTCTCAAACGGTACTATTAAAAATTTCTCCCAAGAGCCATTGAGACGTACAGAAATTGTAATTAGTGTAGCCTACTCAAGCAACCTGCAACAGGTAAAAGATGCAATTATGAAGATTGCCAACGAAGACCCACGGGTTTTAAAAGATCCTGCACCGAGAACCGAAGTAAGGACTTTAGGGGAAAGCGGTATTGACGTTGTTGTATTTATGTGGGCTGAAAGGCCAAATTACATTCAGCTGGTTTCAGATTTTTATGAAAAGGTTAAGTTAGCATTTGAGCGCGAAGGTATTGAACTGCCATTCCCGCAGCGTGACCTTCACATTAAAAACCTACCGGGCGATCCTAAAGCTTAG
- the tsaB gene encoding tRNA (adenosine(37)-N6)-threonylcarbamoyltransferase complex dimerization subunit type 1 TsaB: protein MAYILNLETATRNCSVSLAKDGKTIALKEYAGEGYTHAEKLHVFIEDVLKEAGVDYKSLNAVAVSMGPGSYTGLRIGVSAAKGLCYALNIPLIAVDTLEVLAHAISPENGSIIPMIDARRMEAYTAAFSHSHTKIRDTEAEIITEDSFAGFDGPLHLVGDGAAKCKALLTANKFIYHDEILFPSAAQMGVLSYAGYKNSDTVDVAYFEPYYLKDFIAGK, encoded by the coding sequence ATGGCATACATACTCAATCTTGAAACGGCAACCCGTAATTGTTCTGTAAGCCTTGCAAAAGATGGTAAAACCATTGCATTGAAAGAGTATGCAGGTGAAGGCTATACCCATGCTGAAAAACTGCACGTATTTATAGAAGATGTTCTTAAGGAAGCTGGTGTTGATTACAAAAGTTTAAATGCCGTTGCCGTAAGTATGGGGCCGGGTTCTTATACCGGGCTGCGCATAGGCGTTTCAGCTGCAAAAGGGCTTTGCTATGCGCTAAATATTCCGCTGATAGCTGTTGATACCCTTGAGGTGCTCGCTCACGCCATATCGCCTGAAAATGGCTCTATCATTCCGATGATTGATGCCCGCAGGATGGAAGCTTATACTGCAGCTTTTAGTCATAGTCACACTAAAATCAGGGATACGGAAGCAGAGATAATTACTGAAGACAGTTTTGCCGGATTTGATGGCCCGCTTCACCTGGTTGGTGACGGAGCTGCCAAATGTAAAGCCTTGCTGACAGCCAATAAGTTCATTTACCATGATGAGATTCTTTTTCCGTCGGCGGCACAAATGGGTGTTTTATCATACGCCGGATATAAAAATAGCGACACTGTAGATGTCGCTTATTTTGAACCTTACTACCTGAAAGATTTCATTGCGGGGAAGTAG
- a CDS encoding efflux RND transporter periplasmic adaptor subunit encodes MSKKTLYYLLGGIVAVIILLVVLKKTGAIGNNDTGLQVETSIVKEIALTEVVSATGKVQPEVEVKISSEVSGEIIELPIKEGQAVKRGQLLVRVNPDLYQSGVSRSAASLSTAKAGLSQADAQLKEAKANYDRNKKLLEKGVISKSEWDKITSAYEVAQANKQSAYFSVQSAGATVTEARDNLNRTTIYSPVDGTISKLDAELGERVVGTQQMAGTEILRVADLNNMEVEVDVNENDIVKIEIGDEAEIEVDAYLRRKFKGVVTGISNSANAAQTADQVTNFKVKVRILKDSYADMTKGKPANFSPFRPGMTATVDIITERKENIIAVPISSVVVKTDTSATKKPATDTPKPENKENAVAEKKYECVFVKVGDKAELRVVTTGIQDNTNIEVLKGVKKGDEVITGPYTLVSKELKPGDKVKKQGEAKK; translated from the coding sequence ATGTCTAAAAAAACGCTTTACTACCTGCTGGGCGGCATAGTGGCCGTAATAATATTACTTGTTGTACTTAAGAAAACAGGTGCAATCGGCAATAACGACACCGGCCTTCAGGTTGAGACTTCTATTGTGAAAGAAATAGCGCTTACCGAAGTGGTGAGCGCCACGGGCAAGGTACAGCCTGAAGTAGAGGTTAAAATATCATCTGAAGTATCGGGTGAAATTATTGAGCTGCCGATAAAGGAAGGGCAGGCTGTTAAAAGAGGCCAGCTGCTGGTGCGTGTAAATCCTGACCTGTACCAAAGTGGAGTGAGCCGCAGCGCTGCATCATTATCTACTGCAAAGGCAGGGCTTAGCCAGGCTGATGCGCAGCTTAAAGAGGCAAAGGCAAACTATGACCGTAACAAAAAGCTGCTTGAAAAAGGTGTTATCTCAAAATCTGAATGGGATAAGATAACATCAGCTTATGAAGTGGCGCAGGCTAACAAGCAGTCGGCTTACTTTAGTGTACAGAGTGCGGGTGCAACGGTGACTGAAGCGCGCGATAACCTGAACAGGACTACAATATACTCTCCGGTTGACGGAACCATTTCTAAGCTTGACGCCGAACTTGGCGAAAGGGTAGTGGGTACGCAGCAAATGGCCGGTACCGAAATTCTTCGCGTGGCTGACCTTAACAACATGGAGGTAGAGGTTGATGTGAATGAAAACGACATTGTGAAAATAGAAATTGGCGATGAAGCCGAAATTGAAGTGGATGCTTACCTGCGCCGCAAGTTTAAAGGCGTGGTTACCGGTATATCTAACTCTGCCAATGCTGCTCAAACTGCCGACCAGGTAACAAACTTTAAGGTTAAGGTGCGCATACTTAAGGATAGCTATGCAGATATGACTAAAGGCAAACCTGCAAACTTCTCACCTTTCCGTCCGGGTATGACTGCTACGGTAGACATCATTACCGAGAGGAAGGAAAATATCATTGCTGTGCCGATAAGTTCAGTTGTTGTGAAGACAGATACATCTGCCACAAAAAAGCCTGCAACAGATACTCCTAAGCCTGAAAACAAAGAAAATGCCGTGGCCGAAAAGAAATACGAATGCGTATTTGTGAAGGTTGGCGATAAAGCAGAGTTGCGCGTAGTAACCACGGGTATACAGGACAATACCAATATTGAAGTGCTTAAAGGCGTGAAAAAAGGCGATGAAGTGATAACCGGGCCATATACGCTGGTGTCAAAAGAGCTGAAGCCGGGGGACAAAGTAAAAAAGCAGGGAGAGGCTAAAAAGTAA
- a CDS encoding TolC family protein → MKIKALFLLAVALLAGLPSFSQAKKWSLEECIEFAMKKNISIQLSMLDEKLAKVDRKDAIGAYLPSATAQASHSWNVGLNQNITTGLLENQTTQFTSAGLNVGVDIYNGMQNYHRARRASLSIIAAQYRLTKMREDVALNVANAYLQILFNKENLKVQQQQLEIDRQQQARVQDLVDAGSVPAGDLLDVKATVATDLQKTIQAENALLISKLSLAQLMQLENFQDFDTEDSDYPLDTTGIMNESPSTIYEKARNERTEVKIAKADVEVAERDILLAKGAFQPRLQGFYSFNTRAAYADRIVDYQQSVSTPFRPIGTVGSTGELVFTENFVPILGRPESIWRQFDDNKGHSFGLSLNIPILNGLAVRNNVERRKIALDRSKITLTQEEVNLETNVYTAYTDAQGAQKAYEAAIAMSEAREGALNYARERYEVGLINIFDLNQAQTLSVNAKSEVLRTKYDYIFRMKILEFYFGVPIYNKQ, encoded by the coding sequence ATGAAGATTAAAGCGCTCTTTTTACTGGCAGTGGCATTGTTAGCCGGCCTGCCGTCATTTTCCCAGGCTAAAAAATGGTCTTTGGAAGAATGCATTGAGTTTGCGATGAAAAAAAATATCTCCATCCAGCTGTCTATGCTTGATGAGAAACTGGCAAAAGTTGACAGAAAAGACGCTATCGGCGCTTACTTGCCCTCAGCTACTGCACAGGCATCACACTCGTGGAACGTGGGGCTTAACCAGAACATTACCACGGGTTTGCTCGAGAACCAGACCACACAGTTTACATCAGCGGGGCTAAATGTAGGGGTTGACATTTACAACGGCATGCAGAACTACCACCGTGCCCGACGTGCCAGCCTTTCTATTATCGCAGCACAATACCGCCTTACAAAAATGCGTGAAGATGTGGCGCTTAATGTTGCAAATGCCTACCTGCAGATACTCTTCAACAAAGAGAATCTTAAGGTGCAGCAGCAACAGCTTGAAATTGACAGGCAGCAGCAGGCGCGTGTACAAGACCTTGTTGATGCAGGCTCTGTACCGGCAGGCGATTTGCTTGATGTAAAAGCCACCGTTGCCACAGATCTTCAGAAAACCATACAGGCTGAGAATGCACTGCTTATCTCAAAACTTTCTCTTGCACAATTGATGCAGCTTGAAAATTTTCAGGATTTTGATACCGAAGACAGCGACTACCCTCTCGACACAACCGGGATTATGAACGAGTCTCCGTCAACCATATATGAAAAAGCACGTAATGAACGGACCGAGGTAAAAATTGCCAAAGCCGATGTAGAGGTTGCCGAGCGTGATATACTCCTGGCGAAGGGGGCTTTTCAGCCAAGGCTTCAAGGTTTTTATAGCTTTAACACACGTGCTGCCTATGCCGACAGGATAGTGGATTACCAGCAAAGCGTAAGCACCCCGTTCAGGCCTATTGGTACTGTGGGCAGTACCGGTGAACTGGTTTTTACTGAAAATTTTGTGCCGATACTAGGCCGTCCTGAATCAATATGGAGGCAGTTTGATGATAATAAAGGGCATAGCTTCGGGCTTTCACTTAATATACCAATACTTAACGGGCTTGCGGTACGAAACAATGTTGAGCGCCGCAAGATAGCGCTTGACCGTTCTAAGATAACGCTTACACAAGAAGAAGTAAATCTTGAAACCAACGTGTATACTGCTTACACCGATGCGCAGGGTGCACAAAAAGCCTACGAGGCTGCCATTGCAATGAGCGAGGCGCGTGAAGGTGCGCTAAACTATGCACGTGAGCGTTATGAAGTTGGCCTTATTAATATTTTTGACCTGAACCAGGCGCAGACACTTTCGGTAAATGCTAAAAGTGAGGTGCTTCGAACAAAATACGATTATATATTCCGGATGAAGATACTTGAGTTTTACTTTGGTGTCCCAATCTATAATAAGCAATAA
- a CDS encoding DUF4403 family protein encodes MYEKDYFIAICNYNIWMCQYGKKIEALKPEPSNNAPVAFESATSFINMPVTIALADVEGQLNKAFPGLMYEDNNVEDDKIAMKVWKTAPIRLNEENGRLISVVPVKINAKVKYGTSAMGIDMYDTREFDLNAIVTFKSNVGLVNWKLNTETQIENLEWQESPTVTIAGKKVMITYVINPAIKLFKSKIETRLDQALSKAVDFKPQVLDALEKLSAPMLTSPQYEAWFALNPQELYVTDAKLGKNQVTMNMGLKCSMQTTIGQQPKSSFNRNAIVLKPVKEMPDKLNVVVAAVSTYESASKVLTKNFQGKEFSSGSRKVTVQKVDLWQKDNKMIIALDMTGSINGTIYLTGYPNYNAVTKEIYFDQMDYVLDTKSVLMRTANWLAEGMVLKKIQESCRYSIKPNLEEGRNNLLPYLKNYSPMPGIFINGKLGELDFEKVQLTNNAIIAFIKTSGTMDVKVDGMK; translated from the coding sequence TTGTATGAAAAAGATTATTTTATTGCTATCTGCAATTATAATATATGGATGTGCCAGTACGGCAAAAAAATCGAAGCGCTAAAGCCCGAACCAAGCAATAATGCCCCTGTGGCCTTTGAAAGCGCAACATCTTTCATCAATATGCCGGTTACCATTGCCCTTGCAGATGTTGAAGGTCAGCTGAACAAGGCATTTCCGGGCCTGATGTATGAAGATAACAATGTAGAGGATGACAAGATTGCCATGAAGGTGTGGAAAACTGCACCGATAAGACTGAATGAAGAAAACGGCAGACTGATTTCGGTAGTTCCTGTAAAAATAAACGCGAAAGTTAAGTACGGAACATCAGCCATGGGTATTGATATGTATGATACCCGCGAGTTTGACCTGAACGCCATTGTGACCTTCAAGAGCAACGTTGGCCTTGTAAACTGGAAGCTGAATACTGAAACACAAATTGAAAACCTGGAGTGGCAGGAAAGCCCAACAGTTACAATTGCCGGTAAGAAAGTGATGATTACCTACGTGATAAACCCTGCGATAAAGCTTTTCAAATCAAAAATTGAAACCAGGCTTGACCAGGCACTCTCTAAAGCAGTGGATTTCAAGCCACAGGTACTTGACGCACTCGAAAAACTGAGCGCACCCATGCTTACCAGCCCGCAATATGAGGCCTGGTTTGCGCTGAATCCGCAAGAGCTTTATGTTACCGATGCAAAACTGGGCAAAAACCAGGTAACCATGAATATGGGCCTTAAGTGCAGTATGCAGACAACCATTGGCCAGCAGCCGAAGAGTAGCTTTAACCGCAATGCTATTGTCTTAAAGCCTGTAAAAGAAATGCCTGATAAGCTGAATGTAGTTGTGGCTGCTGTCTCAACCTATGAAAGCGCATCAAAAGTATTGACTAAAAATTTCCAAGGGAAAGAGTTTTCATCTGGCAGCAGGAAGGTTACTGTACAAAAAGTTGACCTGTGGCAAAAAGACAACAAGATGATCATTGCGCTTGATATGACAGGCAGTATTAACGGGACTATCTACCTTACCGGTTACCCCAACTACAATGCGGTTACAAAGGAAATTTATTTTGACCAGATGGATTATGTGCTGGACACCAAAAGTGTTTTGATGAGGACCGCCAACTGGCTTGCTGAAGGAATGGTATTGAAAAAAATTCAGGAAAGCTGCCGCTATTCTATAAAACCCAATCTGGAAGAAGGGCGCAACAACCTGCTGCCATACCTGAAGAATTATTCACCCATGCCGGGAATATTTATAAATGGAAAACTGGGCGAACTTGATTTTGAAAAGGTGCAGCTTACCAATAATGCCATTATCGCATTTATCAAAACATCAGGAACAATGGATGTAAAGGTTGATGGCATGAAATAA